From Rhizobium sp. Pop5:
CAATAGCCCGGCGTCACCGACGGTCCACGCAGCCAGAGTTCGCCGATCTCGCCGGCACTAACGTCGCTGCCACCTTCGCCGACAATGCGGATATCGAGCAATGGCGCGGGAAGGCCGACACTGCCGGGATTGTCCTGCACTGCGCGCCGGTCGATCGGCACATGCAGCACCGTTCCAGCCTCGCTCATGCCGTAGCCGTTGACCAGCGCAACGCCGTCGTCGAGATAGCTTTCGATCAGCGCCTGCGTCAGCGGCGCACCGCCGACGAAGAGCGCATGCAGGCCGGAGAGAGCCGCGGCGCTATAAGCGGGGTCGTTGCGCAAGGCGAGCGCGATCTGCGGCACGGCGAAATAATGGGTGACGGCGCGCTGCCGGTCGGCAAGGGCCGCCAGCGTACGGGCCGGGATGAAGCGGTCGGAAATGACGAGCGTGCCGCCCAGCATCAATGTGGTCCGCGCCACGGCAATGAGCCCGATCGTGTGAAAGAACGGCAGATCGCACAAAGCGACCGATGCCGGCCCGATTTCTCCGACGAAGGAAAAATTGACGGCGGCAAAGAAGGCGTTGCGGCGGGTAATGACGACGCCCTTCGGCTGTCCCGTCGTGCCCGAGGTGTAAAGAAGGACGCACGCCCCATCGGCATCGCCAGACACCGAGCCGACCGGGGAACTCGCCTCGATCCGGGCGGCAAGCCCGGCCGGACCGTCTGCGGTCGCGATCGCCTCCATCTCGGGGCTGATCGCCGCAAGTTCCGCCACAACAGCCGAAAATTCCTCGTCGTGGACCAGAAGCACCGGCGCACAATCGGCAAGGATCGGCTGCAGTTCGGCGGGGCCGAGGC
This genomic window contains:
- a CDS encoding AMP-binding protein, with protein sequence MAHSFSGMSSSADCGLVADDPVLYRARVAPDRQALFEIATRRQLTYAELDTRIARCAGFLNDMLGARREGARIAMLARNSMDSIVLAFACQRAGAVYVPLNWRLGPAELQPILADCAPVLLVHDEEFSAVVAELAAISPEMEAIATADGPAGLAARIEASSPVGSVSGDADGACVLLYTSGTTGQPKGVVITRRNAFFAAVNFSFVGEIGPASVALCDLPFFHTIGLIAVARTTLMLGGTLVISDRFIPARTLAALADRQRAVTHYFAVPQIALALRNDPAYSAAALSGLHALFVGGAPLTQALIESYLDDGVALVNGYGMSEAGTVLHVPIDRRAVQDNPGSVGLPAPLLDIRIVGEGGSDVSAGEIGELWLRGPSVTPGYWNKPAETAAAFTDGWYRTGDLGRCEANGFYRIVDRLKDMYISGGENVYPAEVEAVLASHPDILDTAVVGIPDIRWGECGVAYVVLRPGAVATGEAIADLCAARLAAFKRPARILFVETIPRTASGKVQKHVLRQLHSDETFQRQA